Proteins encoded by one window of Bacillus sp. DTU_2020_1000418_1_SI_GHA_SEK_038:
- a CDS encoding GNAT family protein, which translates to MFVLKVDQDIELQLFQLHHSEELYHLVDTNREHLREWLPWVDNMTSPIQYHGIIPMWLKAFADNNGLNTGIRYKGQLVGSVGFHQIDWNNKQTSMGYYLAKGFEGKGIMTRTVQALVNFAFLDLNLNRLEIRCGIGNKKSRAIPERLGFIQEGIVRDAEFLYDHYHDLVIYGMLARDWK; encoded by the coding sequence ATGTTTGTGCTAAAGGTTGATCAAGATATCGAATTGCAGCTTTTTCAATTGCACCATTCAGAAGAACTTTATCATTTAGTCGATACGAATAGAGAGCATTTAAGAGAATGGCTGCCTTGGGTTGATAACATGACTTCACCAATCCAATATCATGGGATTATTCCAATGTGGCTAAAAGCTTTTGCTGATAATAATGGACTTAATACTGGGATTCGTTATAAAGGGCAGCTTGTCGGTTCAGTTGGTTTTCACCAAATTGATTGGAATAATAAACAAACGAGTATGGGCTACTACCTTGCAAAAGGCTTTGAAGGAAAAGGGATTATGACTAGAACGGTTCAGGCGCTAGTCAATTTCGCGTTTCTGGACCTAAATTTAAATAGGCTGGAAATCCGCTGCGGGATAGGCAATAAGAAGAGCCGTGCGATTCCAGAAAGATTGGGGTTTATTCAAGAAGGAATTGTTCGTGACGCAGAATTTTTATACGATCATTATCATGATCTAGTAATCTATGGAATGCTTGCACGTGATTGGAAATAA
- a CDS encoding histidine kinase N-terminal domain-containing protein, with protein MLTRSSKKVVEQLHREKKNMLSEWGKKIVVSSEDPFKDRMKENGEVMFYLLTQCFSYSEEELVKTIRKFAISIADQRLKAGINIGEFVYNVNLGRSIFQEKLKFMDLDSEELNEYYQKVQYCFDQFLFFSVTYYSDAKNQIIEEKTQFIDTSHKDRLTLLGQMTSSFIHEFRNPLTSVQGFIQLLKAENPNLKYLDIISIELEQLNFRISQFLLLSKKELIGKEKVNFSLNEIIDEVLVFLYPSILDGKVKIDKYMPDHIYLLGYSDEIRQVLINIIFNAIDVLHTYTQEPLIKITSHIQDDSYIRLEIANNGPKIPHHLVQSIFEPFVTTKSLGTGLGLFVCKEIIEKHKGKLECETKGELTVFSMILPISDKNQG; from the coding sequence ATGTTAACAAGATCAAGTAAGAAGGTTGTTGAGCAATTGCACAGGGAAAAGAAAAATATGTTAAGTGAATGGGGAAAGAAAATAGTCGTTTCTTCTGAAGATCCGTTTAAAGATCGAATGAAGGAAAATGGCGAGGTAATGTTTTATCTTCTGACCCAATGCTTTTCATACTCAGAGGAGGAATTGGTAAAGACGATACGCAAGTTTGCAATTTCCATTGCGGATCAACGGTTAAAAGCCGGTATTAATATAGGCGAGTTTGTTTATAACGTAAATCTTGGACGTTCCATTTTCCAAGAAAAACTAAAATTTATGGACCTTGATTCTGAAGAACTAAACGAATACTATCAAAAGGTTCAATATTGTTTTGATCAATTCTTATTTTTCTCTGTTACTTATTATAGTGATGCAAAAAACCAGATTATCGAAGAAAAAACTCAATTTATTGATACAAGCCATAAAGACCGACTTACATTGCTAGGACAAATGACTTCTAGCTTCATCCACGAGTTTCGAAATCCACTTACCTCTGTTCAAGGCTTCATTCAATTATTAAAAGCTGAAAATCCAAACTTGAAATATTTAGATATTATTTCGATAGAATTAGAACAATTAAATTTTCGCATTTCTCAGTTTCTCTTACTATCCAAGAAAGAATTGATTGGAAAAGAGAAAGTGAATTTTTCACTTAATGAAATAATTGATGAAGTATTAGTTTTCTTGTATCCAAGTATTTTGGACGGCAAAGTAAAAATTGATAAATATATGCCAGACCATATTTACCTCTTGGGCTATTCGGATGAGATCCGGCAAGTACTAATCAATATTATTTTTAATGCAATTGATGTTTTGCATACGTATACGCAAGAACCATTAATAAAAATTACAAGCCATATTCAAGATGATTCATATATTAGGCTAGAAATTGCCAATAATGGGCCAAAGATTCCACATCATCTTGTCCAGTCCATCTTTGAACCATTTGTAACGACCAAATCTCTCGGCACTGGGCTCGGATTATTTGTTTGCAAAGAAATTATTGAAAAGCATAAAGGTAAATTAGAATGTGAAACAAAAGGAGAATTAACGGTATTTAGTATGATCCTTCCAATCTCTGACAAAAACCAAGGCTGA
- a CDS encoding helix-turn-helix transcriptional regulator — protein sequence MNREEVIFKVSEKLRLIRTEAGYTQDKMAEIIGVSKKTLVQIEKGRVEAGWSIVVAVCALFRETETVRFLFGNEPLEVLETIAREGIDYRKEKTLGGKIWWRELGNENGILLQQNIISQHFRIIDEDHFRIYSSFDESSSKERFAELVHEKNSL from the coding sequence TTGAATCGCGAAGAAGTAATTTTTAAAGTATCTGAGAAATTGCGTCTTATCCGAACGGAAGCAGGATATACACAGGATAAAATGGCGGAGATTATTGGTGTCTCTAAAAAAACCCTTGTTCAAATAGAAAAAGGGCGAGTCGAAGCAGGCTGGTCGATAGTTGTTGCTGTTTGTGCCCTATTTAGGGAAACGGAAACAGTCCGCTTTTTATTTGGAAACGAGCCCTTGGAGGTTCTCGAGACGATTGCAAGAGAAGGGATTGACTATCGAAAAGAAAAAACGTTGGGCGGAAAGATTTGGTGGAGAGAGCTAGGGAACGAAAATGGCATTTTGCTTCAGCAAAATATTATTAGTCAGCATTTTCGCATCATTGACGAAGACCATTTTCGTATTTATAGCAGCTTTGATGAATCCTCCTCCAAAGAACGATTTGCCGAGCTGGTACACGAAAAAAACAGTTTGTAA
- a CDS encoding PBP1A family penicillin-binding protein has translation MREKQSVYIKFLKFWKQKHMTQIAILSASTAVLAFLGFFYYYANGANISSLEDGLAQSTVIYDVNGEIASKISANKVEGVSIKEIPDHMKNAVIAIEDHRFYQHNGVDFTSIGRAFFRNMKAGEIVEGGSTITQQLTKNALLSSEKTYKRKIEEYFLAREIEKQFTKDEILQMYLNEIYFGEGAWGIKRAAMKYFGKDVKDLTISEAALLAGLIKAPSVINPYKNEKAALDRRNIVLAQMKTNGFISENQWIEAKNEKLVFDDKGGDPFKGKYPYYVDFVLEEGMKKYGFTLDELLTGGYQIYTELDPFMQATVEETYRDDSMFPVSKGDQMVQSGAILIDPKSGGVRALVGGRGEHTLLGHNRAIHPVGQPGSTMKPLVPYTPALENGWDIKDELQDEKMQFGDYKPNNYNFKFRGQVPMYEAVKDSLNIPAVWLLNEIGIDKGIDAAKRFGIPEEAINKNLALALGGTNKGVSPLNMAEAYTVFANGGEKADAHTIVKIVDQNGNTIANWDDKRTKVTTKEVTDKITTMLLGVVEQGSGKAAQIPGREVAGKTGSTQVPIEGVNGIKDQWFVGYTPQLVGAVWVGYDRTDKEHYLTTTSGEGTAPIFKTIMSKALQNKEAISFGVPHISSFIEKKKQEENFNKFDKGFLKNKEKWEKKIEKEKKKWEKKRKKNKGKKDD, from the coding sequence ATGAGGGAAAAACAATCTGTTTATATCAAGTTCCTGAAATTTTGGAAGCAGAAGCATATGACTCAAATTGCTATTCTATCTGCATCAACTGCAGTATTAGCATTTTTGGGCTTTTTTTATTACTACGCAAACGGGGCAAATATTAGTTCGCTAGAAGACGGACTTGCACAGTCTACTGTTATTTATGATGTGAACGGAGAGATTGCAAGCAAAATATCTGCTAATAAAGTAGAAGGAGTATCAATAAAGGAAATACCAGATCATATGAAGAATGCGGTTATTGCCATTGAGGATCACCGTTTTTATCAACATAATGGTGTTGATTTTACGAGTATTGGAAGAGCATTTTTCCGAAACATGAAGGCAGGGGAAATTGTCGAGGGTGGCAGTACAATTACTCAGCAACTGACAAAAAATGCATTGCTATCATCAGAAAAAACATATAAGCGAAAAATCGAAGAATACTTTCTAGCGAGGGAAATTGAGAAACAGTTTACCAAAGATGAAATTTTGCAGATGTATTTGAATGAGATTTATTTTGGTGAAGGTGCATGGGGGATTAAGAGAGCAGCAATGAAGTATTTCGGTAAGGATGTCAAAGATTTAACGATCAGTGAAGCAGCTTTATTAGCCGGCTTAATCAAAGCTCCTTCTGTGATTAACCCTTACAAAAATGAAAAGGCAGCACTTGATCGCAGAAACATTGTACTCGCACAAATGAAAACCAATGGCTTTATTTCAGAAAACCAATGGATAGAAGCGAAAAATGAAAAATTAGTTTTTGACGATAAAGGCGGTGATCCATTCAAGGGGAAATATCCGTATTATGTTGACTTTGTTCTAGAGGAAGGGATGAAGAAATACGGTTTTACTCTTGATGAGTTATTAACTGGCGGCTATCAGATCTATACTGAACTTGACCCATTCATGCAGGCGACTGTTGAAGAGACGTATCGTGACGATTCCATGTTTCCAGTAAGTAAAGGGGATCAAATGGTTCAAAGCGGGGCTATTCTTATTGATCCAAAAAGTGGGGGTGTTCGTGCTCTAGTTGGCGGCAGGGGCGAGCACACACTCCTTGGACATAACAGGGCGATTCATCCCGTAGGCCAGCCAGGTTCAACGATGAAACCACTTGTCCCTTACACGCCTGCACTTGAAAATGGCTGGGATATTAAAGATGAATTACAGGATGAAAAAATGCAGTTTGGTGATTACAAGCCAAATAATTATAATTTCAAATTTCGTGGGCAAGTACCTATGTATGAAGCTGTGAAGGATTCTTTAAATATTCCTGCAGTATGGCTTCTCAATGAAATCGGCATTGATAAGGGAATTGACGCAGCAAAAAGGTTTGGAATTCCGGAAGAAGCAATCAACAAAAACCTTGCACTAGCACTTGGAGGAACAAATAAAGGAGTATCTCCTTTGAATATGGCTGAAGCGTACACTGTTTTTGCAAACGGTGGGGAAAAGGCTGACGCGCATACGATTGTAAAAATTGTTGACCAAAATGGAAACACTATTGCAAATTGGGATGATAAAAGAACAAAGGTAACAACTAAAGAGGTAACTGATAAAATCACAACCATGCTGCTTGGTGTTGTAGAGCAAGGTTCCGGAAAAGCAGCGCAGATTCCGGGGAGAGAGGTAGCCGGTAAAACCGGCTCAACACAGGTTCCCATTGAAGGGGTAAACGGGATAAAGGATCAATGGTTCGTTGGTTATACTCCTCAGCTTGTTGGCGCTGTTTGGGTAGGCTATGATCGGACTGACAAGGAACACTATTTAACAACAACGAGCGGAGAAGGAACTGCGCCGATTTTTAAAACGATCATGTCTAAGGCTTTACAAAATAAAGAAGCCATTTCTTTCGGTGTCCCGCATATTTCCTCCTTTATCGAAAAGAAAAAGCAAGAAGAAAATTTCAATAAGTTTGATAAAGGCTTCTTGAAAAATAAAGAAAAGTGGGAAAAGAAAATAGAAAAGGAAAAGAAAAAGTGGGAGAAGAAGCGGAAGAAAAATAAAGGGAAAAAAGATGATTAA